The DNA window GTCTGTAGATCATTAACTGCTTTTTAGCTTCACTCAGAACAAGAGGTTTAGGAGAAGACTTCCGCCGTTtgcctaccaaaaaaaaaaatttaaaaaaaaaaatcaaggcaaagATTTTTAGGATAGAATTAATCTTCAGAAGGGGAAGAGCACATTCACATGCACTCAGGACGGACGCGCAAGTAAACATTTCTTCACAGAGCAGGAAATTCTCTAGGATTAAAacttgcatgtttaaaaatacttaaccTTTTTCACTTTGGTGAGGCTCATAATCACACAATCAGTTATCGCCTTCAAGCTGCTCATGCTGATATTTTGCTCTCAGAAATACACCACGAATATCAAGACAGAGCTAGTGCCAAAGACATCTAGGGCTGTAGCACTTTCAACAGGTGAACTACCAGCATACAAATAATACTATTTGACATCGTATTCTGTTAAAATACTATTTGATCTGCTTATTATATCACTGAAGCTTGCAGTAGCAAGCTTCACTAGCTCAAGAATATTAATACAGGTCAGCAGAAAATGCTTCCAGCAAGGTTCCAGCTCTCgcaggggctctgcctgcccaaGAACGTAAAACAACTGCTGAACCGAAAccggagaaaaggaaaaaaggtttccCTTCCCAGGGATTACTCTTTCCAGGACGCTGAACATACGACTATACCAGGAGAAAGACAGGTGGCTTTTGGAGCTTCCAATAAGGAATGTACCTGTTAATTAGATTTCTGCACCTCACTGCACCAGTTCAGAACAGATGGGTTGCTCCTCCTCCATCACGTCTGACAAGCAGTGTCCCCAATAGTTTTTGGCACCTAGATGCAGGCTGCTTGCCTTTCCCTGACTTTTCTCAGCTGGTTAATGTTTCCTTAGCCATTTAACTCTGAAGTAACTGTTAAAATTTGAGCTTTCACAGAGAATCAAAGAAAACGGAGTTAAGACAAAGCTGTACTCATCCATATCGACGCTTTGTGAACATTATCTGTGAATCAGAATCTGTTCAAATTATATTTGGCTTTGTTTCAAGAACATCTAGTTAACGATTATTTCCTAACGCTTGGTGAAGATGTTTGGTAACAGACTTGCAAGTTGATATAGAACAGATCCCGACAAATATTTGCTATTTCAGCTGCTTAGTTGCAATGTAAGTCAAATTATTGGCATTTTCCTCCCAAGGGGATGAACATTTGCCATAAATACCTGcatgaaaaaaatttcaaatccaGCTTATCAGAGTAGCTGAACTGCATGATTATACACAAggctaaaattattttcaggcaTATAATGACCTTACACTCAGACCTACTACAGGAAAGAAGAAGTCATCTTCTAGCTGAGCGCAGCAAAACATGTGCATTCATATAACAGGTAATACATTAAGCTGAGACTCCCAGAATAATATCAGTTCACTGCTCCTTGACAAAATGCCTACAGAGAGATGGAAACTCTAACCTGGCAGCAGACTTTGAGAACTCCGCATTTGTGATTTCTGGCTAAAGGATTCAATCAAGAACAAGCAGCATATAGATGACTTGTTATAAAAGCTTTCCTGCCCTGCAGAGATGAGCAAGCCATAGGGGATAACGTTCCTTTTTTTATCTCTAAATCCAacgccttttttccccccaaaattctTGAAGTTGCCTTTTGCTCCAATGTGAGCTGTGAGAGCAGTTCTGAACAGGGTCATATTAAACCCTTAGCAAATTGTGCTGCTGAGTGgcagagatgagagaaaaatgaCATATCAGATCCAAACCAGTGCCCAAAGGAGCAGAAGCCACCAAcaggaggaaacaaaacagcagaagcaGTGAGGAAGAACACACTTTTCCTATACATATAGGCCACAATACATGTTTTAAGACACACGAAACACGCATCAGAAACCCCTCACTCAGAAAAACAGACGGTGCCTCTAACTGCAAAGACAGCGGCAGGATCCGACTTACTGTTGCACTGGTCGCATGCATAAATCCTCCCTTCCAGAGCTTCCGTCTCGGTGAACTTGGCCAACATTTCCGTCAGCATGCACTCTGTCTGGTTAACAGGGACGATGCCTTTCTCGATAGAGTGATAGCGCTCGGGGAATTCCAGGGAAAGATCCCAAAAGGGCTCAACAGTGTTGGATTTGTAGTTGCATGTTATGCAGGTGACCTGGGAATGAAATGTGTATACACAAATGAAGTTATGTACGCCTGCAGACTGGCATTTACATTCACAGCTAAAGAGCAAGTTTATGCCCCAAAGGCAGTGCAGTTTCACAGACACAGAGATGACCTGTGAGTGAAGAGAAACACTGCTTATTTCCAGTCTGAAAGCTAAGTCTATCTTGAGCaaataatttaaactattttctcAATTGTCAAAAAAAGGAGACAATATTGACCTTTATGGGATTGACTTCCTCAGATAAACATCACTACAGGTATAATACAATTCACAGTTGGGTAACAAGTACTTTGGATCTGTTTTTTACTAGAAAAAGTACATGTTTGCATTTATCACGCAATCTTCCTTCCATAGTTTCTCTACTTTCCTTGCATATGTCGAAGTGTATAATTCCTTCAATGTTTCACCTGCTAACTACATAAAAATTATTCATGAACAGAGCATGAAAGCACACATTTCAGATGCACGTTTTCTTACATCGTCCCAGAGTATTATAAATAAGAACAGCAGAAAAGTTTTCAATTAAACTCGGAGGCAGAAAGTGAGAACACAAGGaggtaacaaaaccagaaagcaggTCTGGTCAGACTGTTACTGTGAGAATCATCCACCAAAACCGAGTTTCCAACCTTGCAGCTTCATCCACTGAAGGCACCAGTAACTTTAAGATGGATTCGTAGCCAGCAGATAGGGAAAGAAGACTTATGTGCGTAGAGGGGTTTGAAATTAAATACAGTACACGTACACAAGAGTTACATAAGTAGAATAAATAGCTCAGCAAGTTATTTATAGTGTATCATGGTAGCAGATAAATTAAACTCGTCTGTGAACATCTTCACACTGTTAACAGAGACCTGCCACTGAATCTAGAGCACACACCACCTTCCAGTGTCAAGAGACAACCGAACAAAGAGCTTTTAGTTAAGAAGTCCACAAGAAGTTCATGCACTGCAGAGTTGGTTCAAATGAACCATGACTTCAAGCATCCTTTCCTTGAAAAGCCAAAGCTTTAACTTGAAAAATACACCATTTAATCTTTAACGTGCACCTAAGTTCTTATGAGTGGTAAGCTTAGTAAGACTGGCACGGAGAAGGACGATATAAATAGTAATGAGAACACACACAGACCACTTCGTGGTCTGATCTTGCAAACCCTTGAGTGTCAAGTTATGCACGTTTCGTTTCTCCTGGAAAGCAAAGGTAGTTGAGGACTTTCAAAACACACTGGGCTCTCAGGGTCTGCCTTGTGGGGAATAATACGTTTCAGACAAGGGAACAGCACAGGAATAAGAGACCAAGCACCGTGACAGGCACTTTCAGCTCCTACAGAAACACATGTTAAGCATGCTCAGTATCTGTAGATGATTTTCAaatgcctgcaaaaaaaaaaaaaaattatgatcacAGACAGCTTATTCTTTGTAGCACCAGATGACTGCCCTCACTGTCCTTTACCATATTCTTTCTGGCCACAGAAACAAACCCAGGAAGggacaaaataaattacaaagacactttaaaaacacagtaaaaacttGTGCAGATTTCATTCTGAAGTGGCAACTGAATTTACAATACACGTGACAAGTATTAAAAATGCTGACAACCTGCACAGCAACCCAACAGATTTCTTTCTCAGGAGGCACTCCTAAGCAACTCCTCTTGTGTACCTGGTGGCTCCTCGAGAAACAAGAGCCTCTGCTCCTTGGTGTGAACGACTCCAACTGATTTCCGTGCCAAAAGCAGATGCGTACCTGACTAAGCAACTGCCCGTGAAAGATGGTGTTCACCACCTTCAGGACCTGCTTGGTGAGCTTCCTCTGGGAGAAAGGGATGAGGATCCTGCGCTTCGTTCCTtccgactccagctcctgctgtaCTTTATCCAACAACTCGCAGAGAAATTCCTGAGCGTCCTGCTGATCGTACCCTCGAAACGCCGGGATCAGACTCCACACAGAGTGCAGCATGGCGAAGGgggacaccagcgcccacttgCCAGACCACATCACTCTGAAGAGGGTGTGCAATTCGTGACAGAGGGAGATGTGCTTTGAACTCGGTTCCTTGGGCTGTATTAGTTCTAAACTCCTGCTTATTGAGGAGCCACCATTTAAGCCAGCTGGCAAGCTCTGCGTGCCATATGATCCCACTTTGTCAGTCTTCCCCGACTCATTAGCAGCAGACCCATTTGCCAATTTGCCAGGCATCCTAGACTTCCCATTCACAGTTTTGGCTAAGAGTTCTTCTGTTTCACAGAGATCAAGTGTCAAAAAACATTCTCTGAATTTCTGGAGGTGACTTAGCACTTGCAGAATAGAATTCATATAACATGTGTTTCCGAGGTTCCTTAGACCCGTTACCCCGGGAGTCATCAGAGGCTTACGCCGGATGGAATAAAACTGTCTGAATCTGCTGCTCTGCATCTGCCTTGAGGTAGGGGAAGCAGCCGCCACCTCCCTAAATTTCCTTGGAATCAAGTTCTCTCTGTGCACGTGAGACAACAGCCTTGCGCTCTTCCGTGGAGGAGTGTTTGCCAACTCCTCCAGGAGCTGTCTCTTCATCTCCTGCCGCCGCTGCCTAGCTGcctccttctttttctccaactcctccatttgtttcttttgttttaattttagctGGCCTCTAGAGCTCTTATCAAACCAGGTCCGCAATGCCTTCGCAAGCAAGGACTGGCGCCTGTGCCAGAGAGCTGTAAGCATCTGAGATTGTCCCTGAGGGCTCCTTTGATGGCTGCACATGTCCTCTCCCAAAGCCATTGATCGCAATGTCCTGCCACTTCTTGTTGACGGATCATGTTTTTGACTTTTAATTGCTGACAGAGAACTTCTCAGCAATTTCAAATCACCCTCTGGGTTATCATTCAAGACATAATCTTCACAAAGGTAACAAAAGACATACAGATCATTAACTTCCATTGCCAATGGATGCCTGGTTTCTTCAAAGTGTTTAAGTGCATGCTCCTCGATGTACCTCCCACAGGCTACGTGGGAGCACTTCAGACAAGCCCAGATTGATTCAGTCGTCTGGCAGTCCACGCAGTGCCACTTCTGGGGGTTCAGGATAGAGTGGTCCTGGGCGAGTCGTAGCCGCCCAACATGTTTGCATCTATCCATGTCTTACAGAAATCTTCGCTGCTTTGACCTTGGAAGGCaaaaaatgagaggaaaggaTCTTAGAGCCACTATACATACTTAAAATGGTCTCTTTTGTACCTATAAAAACACAGATGTCGCGTCTTGTCAATCCCAACTGCCATTTTCCTTCAACCGACTACATTATTTCTGcgtgcagttttttttttaaaagcagtttttagtACCAGCAAAAGATATTGGATTGACAAGGTCTACAGAATAAAACTGTCTATCTGTCTACTAAGGACAGCCCAGACAGCTGCCAGCATGCCTTACCCAACCTGAATGGCTCgcttccaagaagaaaaagattaattcagtCCACACACACACGTTTGATCTTTAGCTGCCCTCTTGAAATTGATACATACAAAATGAATTTGGAATTGGAATGCATGTCATCAGGAACTAGACTGAGGTTACCAACTTCTTGCAGAAGCCACAAAAATATCAGATAATTGTCATAACCAGAACATTTGCAAGTGTGCAGGCTTTACATTCTAGCCTCGAATTCTCTGATTTCCCACAGCCTCCCAAACattacaatgtttaaaaaaaattagtagggaaaacaaatgaaatgtgtAACACCACGTTATAGTACGCCTAAAGAACAGCTGCATGTGTATATGTTTGCATGAGCACacataaacagaaaaagcaactgaTTTACTAAATTACTATGTTGTAAGTGAAGAGAAATCAAAGCAGGGATACTAGAACTAGGAGGCGCAAAAAGCTTTTGCTCTATGTCCTTCATCCACATGCTTTATAAAAGATACTCAGCCGTAGAAAGGGCACAACTAAAACACCGCGTGCCAGCACTGTGGTTTCTTTTGTACAGTCCCTCCAACGCTCCCATCCAAGTGAAAGAGATCGGGGCGCAGAAACAGCCCCCAGACCCGCTGCTCACGCTACTCACGGAGTCATGTTTACACATCCTTTCCTCCGCCACGCAGCATCCAGGGCGCGGAACATCCCCATTTCAGCCAAAGGAGTCTTGGCGGTTCTTCGAGAATTTAATTACTACTTAAGTCTTCATTGTAAGGCAGCACAGCTTCAAAGCCCTAGAGAGAGAATATTCTTGTGATGCACATAAACAAAGTAAGAACGCTGGCAGGGTTGCTTTTGAACACGATTAATCCTCTCAGTGCAAGAGCCACTGCAGAGAACACATTTATTACAAAGAACAGAATTATCTGGAAGTCAAAGCATGAACGCGCCTAGGAACCCAAATACTTCGATGTTAAGAAACGTCACATGGAGGAGGCACTctggaatttcatttttctgctttcattttctgataaTCTATAAATCTGCTGATCACATGTAGCTTCTTCATCACAAGTCTTTTGTAGTGGATGACCCAACatatggcagagaaaaaaaatctgagtaaaaAAACACGGAGCAAAAACGTGCACCTCCTGTGATCACTTCAATTTTGGCTGCTTTGGTAACTTGGTgaaagaagggaggaggagactgggaaaaagaaaaaaaaaatctatcctgaattaaatttcatttctagatgatttttcaaacaataaaaaccaaGTAATGAATAGTTGTCAAGTGTGAACTGCAACAAAATAAGAattacagaggaaagaaaaacaggaaaaacctGCATTTTGCCAAAGGCAGAAAAGACTGTAAAAACATATCTGTTGCAATAATCGAAGAAAGACTAAATTAACTTGCTTACGCATCTACGACTACAGTACTTGCAATACAACACGAAGTAGTGATAGGTGGGACAGCTGTAATAGGCACAAAGTGGTTACAGATGTCACAGAGAGTGTCAGGTCTGGCATACGGaatatttagttaaaaaaaaaatcattttacaagGGGCAAAGTTTAACATAACGAAGGCCACGGCATACTTTCCCAAAGCTTTAGAACAGGTATTGAACAGTTGCCTCAATTGATATGCAGAAAACCTATCTGACCAGGctaagaaaacatatttttagtgGCCCCCAAATTATGCAAATTTACTTTAATTACTATCTTTTCCCAGTGACATCGCTGCTAAAGACGGaatctgttaaagaaaaatcaaagctcTTCTATTCTTTAACTCTTCTCGACTCCAGATTAAAGCACAAATGGCCACTTCAGAATTCATCTCCACGGAGTGATTCTGCATTTTCTAAATAACCGTtttcatcatttatttaaaaCGGTTCAAAAATCCGCTCCACCTCTCCTTTGGGCCGTGTTCCTTCACTCACAAATCCTAGGATCTGGAAAGACACTTTTGGAAATCCTGCATTAAACAAAGGActgatttgttttcctccttccgAGTTGGAAACATCCCTTCCCACCTTCCTCTCACCTTCCTCCctgaccttttttccccccctctttcttctctctttttctgctcaGGTCTTGATAGAAAATTGCGGAATAATCCCGTCTAGCCTTGGTAAGACCAAGTGGCATAGATTCCAGCTTGAAAGAGTATAGACACTATGGTAACATTGACAGCCTTCATTTACATAAAAGAATACTAATTATGTTGTATCATCAACATCTGTGATTCTGCTCACTGCCATATGCGACAGTGTTGGGAATTTAACCCTTGAGTCTCGCCAGCACAGCCGAGATTTGTACCATGTAACAAAAACCGGGCCTTATACATACAATTTTCAAGAGACCGATTAAACAGCTGCCAAGCGCCGTCGCTCACCAGCTCTGCAAGGACTCGGGACATAATATTTTCAAAGAGCACTGAAATTATCTTcaatttccaaggaaaaagaaacaatgctgATGTGTTGCTAGTTTCAGCTGGGTAACAGGCTACAAGGAAATCAATCACACACCAGATACAGTGCATTAAAGAATCATGTTTAACAATGAAGTAGGCTGTCAGTATATAAATTACAAGCCTTTTGTCaactgcttttgcttttcctgtgtgGGCCAGCAAGATTTCctgtttgaaaaaggaaagagaatttaaCAACGCTGGTCAGTTAACAAAGCAGCTCTGTTACACCTTAATTCAGTAATTCCCAGCACAAAAGCATCTTTGATGCCACATGCGATATTCCCCACCTGTTTCTCTTTAGGTATCTATGGATACTTCCTGTGCAAATCTGAGCCCTAATACCATATACGTTCGGCTGCTCTGCAAATTAGGAATAAACGGTGTTTATTTAACCCAAACTGCTCAAATAATATGACTTTTCAACTTCCTCAAATGAGATCTGCTTTTCCTCGGTGTGGTTTTGGTGTCCAAGCTGCCTGCACAGCATCTTCCCGGCTGTGCAGCCCCTGCCATGCACCACGCTTTGGGATTTCTCCAATTAAACACGCCTGTTACCGACTCACATTTTTGACCCCTTTCcacgaaaaaaaataaaaataaaaaaacctggcGCTCTCACATTGCACAACACACGTACTAAAGGCAGCTGGAGTGTCTGCAGGTTCAGCTCTGCCACCCCACACGCAAACAGACTATTAAATAAGTCACTGAAAGACACGCGCAGGACTAAGAACAAAATTTGTTCCTCTCTTGTCCACAGGTAAACAAATAGCTTGCCACAACCTACTACCAAGAACAAAAAGAACACGCTAACAGGAGAAATTACAAAGCTCTGATTAAAGGGAAACCCAAGGATGAGTCAGAGCCTGTAAAGAGTCGCacaaggggaaaaacaaaccTTGCAAAGATCACTGAGCTGGAGCTACTTAAGATACTGCAACAACTGAGCACAAATTTATGCGGTTGATGTGACAGCCTAGGACAAGCCACGAGCAACAAGAGAGTTTAATGATGGAGAATTAACACCTTACATTTTAAGGTCTTGGAAACAAACTGAACTCTTCTCTTAGCAATTACAGTATATCAGGTTTACTTGTTGGTTTTACAACTTTTTCCCATCAAGGCAGATCTCATTTTAAGAACTATCTATAAACTTGTCCTTTCTCATCTACTTagatcttttcttttccagagaaggggtgggggaaggaaaggaggggaggaggaacaaTTTAATTGCTCTCCATGGAGAAGAGGTACCAGAAGAAGCATGGAGCTGCACTGCAATACAACTAAACGTGagttaaaacacaaataaaataacaggaaataaaaggaaaacagggaCGCTAGTTGAGCCAGTAATGTTTTAGGGACAATTTGAAAAGTTCTCTCCTTGCAAATCACTTACAGTATTTAAACACCGGGTCAAACcctactttcttttcctgtatgGCTCATAATCCTGGAAAAACTTACGGCAAGATGCTCTAGCAGCTTCAAGAACCAAATGCAGCAGAAACAATTTGGCTCTTGACCCTAAAAgagtgttaaaataaaacatatgacTTTATTATGTTTCTTTGTGCCATTGTTAGACATTTGGAAACTGATTAAAGACATCTGTACAGATCTGTTGACACTCGctactttctttttctaaataaatgtgcacaaagcagaaagaaaagggaaaaaaaaaaggtcaggagAGATGCTAGATGTTTAGCCTTGGAAACTAGATGCATCCTTCATTTGTCTAAGAGTTGATGCCAGAACAAATAAGAGTCTTCAGAACTGCCACAAACTCCTTTAGCTGCAGTCTGGAAATCATCTTCAAGGACAGGTGTGAAGCTCAGACTTCATTCATTCATCCCTCTCCCGGGAGCCGCAAAAGTGAAACACAGCAGCATTTCACCAGTCCACCGGGAATTGGTACCGCATTAGATAAagcacatttgcctttttttttcccccttctcattttgttttaaaacagtgtAAGAAAAAAGCATCCTTTGATATTCTTGGTTTCCATCAAAACTATATATCCTACACGAATATATACTGCGTTTGACCAAATAGGTTTAAAAATCTTGGATGCAAAAACCCAAGCACCTTCCACTCTCCCCCCTAATTAACAATTTTTTACTTGTAATTCCAGAGTAGAATTTCTAGCCTGCTGCAAATACTCAAAAATGCAAGTAAGCAGGCAAGAGGCATAATACATATCTAAAAATTGCATACAACTACTCAAAAACTTTATTCTGCCAATTATTTTAACCTACCCATTTGTGAGGAACCAATTATTCAACCAGATGTCTAATGAAAACATGTAATCTGAGCTGCGCCGAAGATGGTGAAAAAAATTTCCTGCTCAAGACATTCGTGTTCCTCTGCTAGCAAGAGCCGCCCGTGTACATACTCATAGCAAAATCCTGTTTTTGCTTCTCAAAGCCACTAGCAGTGACActttttcaaacaggaaaaactCATGTAATTGATATTCCAATAGAGAAAAGGAATTAGCGTCACCACCGTGTCACCTGAGCCAGTATCCTCTGTCCGTACAAAGTCGCTGCATGGTCCAGAACTGCTCACTCAGAAACGAGAGCAAGGAAAACACCCAGGAAAACACGCAAAaagctctttttgcttctttttctccaaagagCCACCAGCTTGCCTGGACAGGAATGGGTTTCTCCCTTGACTCCTCTAGTTCGAACCCTGCTGGTTTTAGACTTTCAAATTGCATCTCCAAAGAGTAACAATAGCCCTAGAGATTTTTTCAATTATTCTGAAAGcatattttcttgaaaactgtCAGCGTTATATCTTACGATTGCTGGATTCCCTCTATCCAGGATGACACACAATCAACTTAGTTGCAGGCAAATTAACACagctgacaaagaaaaaaaaaaaaggaaaacatgggaGGAAGAGTTACGGATGATTCAGGATTTGGTGTTTCTTTGAAAAGGCAAGCAAAGCAATGAATTAAATAGCTACTGTGAATACACAGATAAACAACAATttggaagacagacagacaaatagACTTGAGCTGTGACAGCAGAAGTGGTCACCgatcccacctccctcctggcCAGCCTCGAGCATCAACCTCCTCACTCAGCCAGAGCGCTGAAACACAGAAATCCCCCACCTGAACCTAAAGCTTACGGAATTCTGACACATCCCCCCATGGGTGCCTGGAAGGCGGCCGGTGTCCTACAGGAGTCATGACAAGCCGAAGGACTTTGGCTGGTTTCAGTCGTACAGGAGCTGGAGGACCCCACACCCCACCACCCTGTTCGATTCCGCAGCTATAATCACAAGAGAGCTTGACGGAAATGTGACTTTCCTGCCAACTTCCACAGCGAGTTCTATTTTATTAACTCCTTTAAGTTAATTATAACTATGTCAATGTTAAACTGTTTCTGTGAGCTCACGCTGTGCTGTAAAAGTTTGCTCTAGGCTCAAAGCGGGAATCTCGGGaatcagttttcaaagaaatattcagtcattgaaaacaaaacaaaacaaacccaacaaaaaacccaaaccaaccccaaaagcccaaaaaccccaaagcactcAAAAGCATGAGGATTGAGAAAATCCTATTTCCTGCGCTGGCATCCTCGGTGGGAATAAATATGACTTCTGCAGGACTTCATTCTCTGAATCATCTTGGGAAGCTAAAGTTGGCGGATATTGGTCCATATCTGATTTTAGAGCACAACAAAGAGTACTGACACTATGATGTACTGAGTACAATTAGCTTCAAACATTTCATACTCCACAGCAAAAAGTACAAGGCTCCAGGGGGCCCCAATTTGTCCCTAACACCAACCCACCCACAAAAACTGATCATCCTCCCTATGAAGTTCAGTTCACGTAGTTGTAGGGGGAGAACTGAGAGAAGAGAAGCATTTGCTTCATGTTTTACATCAGCTGACAGACGTCAATGTCCCAAACCTTCCCAATCAGAGatggtttttatatatttatatttacagctACTATCTGTTAACAATCTAACCAAGTCAACCATACAAACTGCTAAAGCTGAATTCAGTGCTCAGGAAATGAAGCTCCAGGGAAAGAGCAAGGCTGAAGAAAACCTCTTTTTCGTAAAACTCTGGAATTTTGAGTACTTTAGAAAAAAGTTTTAACATCTCTGACACTGTTTTAAATATGACTGACATACTTAAATCTAAGGCCTCACAAACTGAAATGTGCTGTTAACTTGTCTATACTgatcaaaactgaaaagaatgcGAAATGGTCCCCATTCCAGACTAGTCAATGCCTGGACCAGATAAAATacttattctgcctttttttgtggtTACAGCTTACTGTGCTTGGTGAACTGGTTTAGCTATACTACCCAAAACAACCTTTCTGCAGATATAGGCTCTCTTTACCAGAGAGGCTTGCTGGCACACTCTACAAAGTTAGAAAAGACACCAAAATCCTTTTGTTTGGTTAGAATAAATTTATGACTAAAACAAAAGACTTCACACTGCCTGCGTCCTCAAAGAGCAATAATTCATACTTTCTACAGGCCAACAAATAGTTGCAAATGTGCATGTGTCTTCTATCCACATTCCTTCCCAATAAAGATCCGCTTAAACTAGAGACAGTTCAGCATTCACTAGGAACGGATCTGGCAGTTCATGGTTTGAAAATAATCAcggaaaagcaaagagaaggtgAATTTCTTTGGTTCACAAAGTGTTTTAATACAGCCCTCCATAGAAACTACCTATTCTGTTATTTACGCTGCCATTCAAATTCTCCACCCGTACAAGTTTAAACttggaagtttttaaaatttaaaatattttaaagatgaaatatgAATATTCTTATTAAACCAAACTCACGCTGTTTCTTGTGTAGGGCAAGACATGAATTAAAGTGACTAAAACCTCAGGCAATGCCCCCAGCTACctgtattttcaattttcacCTTTTGAAATTAGCTTTAACAATAGCTTTTCAAGGTGTAATACAACCAATAATATTTATTCTTTAGGGTCACtgtaagacaaacaaacaaaaaacgacACATGTCCTACAGTTCCCTGAAAACGTGGAAAGTTGCTATATAATGGCCCTGTATCttaaaaagcattattaaaatgcTATATACTTCTGGAAGTTAATGTTTCTTCATTTATTGCAACACATaaatttcccccctcccctttcttttcatAGGCTCCTGAGGTTTTATTTTCGGTTTGGCTTTTTGAAGTGTTAATAAGCTGGGAAACACGATATGGATACGCTGTTTAAAAGAGGCACTCACTTTACATTAAAACAATTCACAGTATTTTCCTCTAGCCCTAGTGAACCAGTCCAAAAGGGAAAGAGTCAATGCTGTAATTCCACTGGTACTTACATCTGTAGAAGCCTGAAGCAATCATAGCAAATACATACAATTTGAATTATCAGAATCAAAcatgaaaaaatgctt is part of the Larus michahellis chromosome 21, bLarMic1.1, whole genome shotgun sequence genome and encodes:
- the USP49 gene encoding ubiquitin carboxyl-terminal hydrolase 49 isoform X2, with product MDRCKHVGRLRLAQDHSILNPQKWHCVDCQTTESIWACLKCSHVACGRYIEEHALKHFEETRHPLAMEVNDLYVFCYLCEDYVLNDNPEGDLKLLRSSLSAIKSQKHDPSTRSGRTLRSMALGEDMCSHQRSPQGQSQMLTALWHRRQSLLAKALRTWFDKSSRGQLKLKQKKQMEELEKKKEAARQRRQEMKRQLLEELANTPPRKSARLLSHVHRENLIPRKFREVAAASPTSRQMQSSRFRQFYSIRRKPLMTPGVTGLRNLGNTCYMNSILQVLSHLQKFRECFLTLDLCETEELLAKTVNGKSRMPGKLANGSAANESGKTDKVGSYGTQSLPAGLNGGSSISRSLELIQPKEPSSKHISLCHELHTLFRVMWSGKWALVSPFAMLHSVWSLIPAFRGYDQQDAQEFLCELLDKVQQELESEGTKRRILIPFSQRKLTKQVLKVVNTIFHGQLLSQVTCITCNYKSNTVEPFWDLSLEFPERYHSIEKGIVPVNQTECMLTEMLAKFTETEALEGRIYACDQCNSKRRKSSPKPLVLSEAKKQLMIYRLPQVLRLHLKRFRWSERNHREKIGVHVLFDQVLNMEPYCCRDSLSSLDKETFVYDLSAVVMHHGKGFGSGHYTAYCYNTEGGFWVHCNDSKLNVCSVEEVCKTQAYILFYTQRTVQDKARISEKQLQAQVPSKNSDKDRRLTFP
- the USP49 gene encoding ubiquitin carboxyl-terminal hydrolase 49 isoform X1 gives rise to the protein MDRCKHVGRLRLAQDHSILNPQKWHCVDCQTTESIWACLKCSHVACGRYIEEHALKHFEETRHPLAMEVNDLYVFCYLCEDYVLNDNPEGDLKLLRSSLSAIKSQKHDPSTRSGRTLRSMALGEDMCSHQRSPQGQSQMLTALWHRRQSLLAKALRTWFDKSSRGQLKLKQKKQMEELEKKKEAARQRRQEMKRQLLEELANTPPRKSARLLSHVHRENLIPRKFREVAAASPTSRQMQSSRFRQFYSIRRKPLMTPGVTGLRNLGNTCYMNSILQVLSHLQKFRECFLTLDLCETEELLAKTVNGKSRMPGKLANGSAANESGKTDKVGSYGTQSLPAGLNGGSSISRSLELIQPKEPSSKHISLCHELHTLFRVMWSGKWALVSPFAMLHSVWSLIPAFRGYDQQDAQEFLCELLDKVQQELESEGTKRRILIPFSQRKLTKQVLKVVNTIFHGQLLSQVTCITCNYKSNTVEPFWDLSLEFPERYHSIEKGIVPVNQTECMLTEMLAKFTETEALEGRIYACDQCNSKRRKSSPKPLVLSEAKKQLMIYRLPQVLRLHLKRFRWSERNHREKIGVHVLFDQVFGSTAMTPN